The genomic region GGCGCGGCGCGGACGTCGAGGTGGACCCGGTTCTTCACCACCTTGCCCTCCGGGACCCGCTGGAAGAACAGCCGGGGCCCGGCCCCGGACGGGTCCACCGACGCGGACGCGCTGTTGCGCTGCTCGGGCGGCAGCGTCGCCGCGAACTCGTCCCAGGACGCGAACCCCGGCGGCGCTGGCGGGAAGTCGTAGCCGAGCACGGCGTTCCAGAAGGTGGAGAGCGCCCGGGGATCGGCGCAGTCGAAGGTGATCTGGACCTCACGGATCTCGCTCATGCGATCGAACCTAGGTGAGACCTCCGACACCCCGCACCTACGATGAGGAGGTGACGCGCGACGATCCCCGGGCCGACGACCCCTGGGCCGGGTTCACCCTGGACCCGCGGCTGCCCCAGCACGCCGTGCTGCGGGCGACCGACCGCGACCGGTCGGCCGTCCTCGCGCTGCTCTCCTCGGCGTACGCCGAGGGTCGCCTGGACCGCGAGGAGCTCGACGAGCGGACCAGCGCCGCGCAGACGCTGAAGACCTACGGGCAGATCGCTCCGCTGGTGCACGACCTGATCCCCCAGGTGGGGCCGGCGGCCGGTCCAGCGGACCTGACCCGCTGGGGACCCCGGGAGGTCGCCGCCGAGGCGCGGCGCCGCTACGACACGGAGCGACGCAGCGCCGTGCTCACGTTCCTCGGCCCGACGCTGATCTGCTGGACGATCTGGACGGCGATCTCGTTGGGCCCCGACGGCTTCGAGATGTCATTTCCGTGGCCGCTGATCGTCATGGCCGCCACCCTGTTCCACCTGGTGCAGGTGCTGGTGCAGCGCCGCGAGCGCATCCAGCACCACCTGCGCGCCATCGAGAAGCAGCAGGCCAAGGCCCTGCGCCGCCCGCGCCGCGGCCAGTTCCCGATCTGAACGCCGGTCCACGGCCCGGCCACCACGAGGTCGTGCGCCTGAGGACGCGCGATGGCGCGTCCTCAGGCACACGATCCGGCTAGCCCCACAGAGCGAGATCCCGCCGGATGTAGCGCAGGTGCGCCCACTCCTCCTCGAGGATCACGCGCAGGCAGTCGCCGACGGTGGGATGCCAGGCCGGGTTGCCCCACGGGTCCGTCCGCTCCTCCCCGAGCAACTCCGGCGTGGCCGTGGTCAGGAAGTCGGTCACCTGGCCCTGGCGCTCGGCCCGCACCGCGAGGACCTCGTCGTAGCTCGGCGGCTCGTCGCGGAAGACGGACATGTCGAAGCCCATCTCGGCGGCACCGGTGAAGACCTGGCCGATCTCGTGGAACGGCTGCGCCATCCCCAGGATCCCGCCCCGGAGCCAGGCGTCGGTCGCCAGGACCAGGTGGCGCAGGGTCTGGGCCAGGGACCACTCGTCCTCGACGTGGGCGTCCACGAGCTCCGGCGGCGTACCGGCCACGGTCGCCTGCCACGCGGCCTGTAGGGCGTTCCAGCCCTCGCGCAGGCCCTCGGGCGTCTGCGCCCTCTGCAGCGCGCGGCCCGGGAACCGCCGGTCGAGCTCGGCCTCCACGAGCGGCACCACGTCGACGCCGTTCACGTACAGGCTGCCGAAGGAGAGGTCGTGGCTGTCGATGTCGAGCCCGTCCACGTCCACGCCGCGCATCGTCACGCCGCTGACATCGCAGAACCGCACCGTGGCGCCCTTGAGGCTCGCCCGGACGAAACTCGCGCCCTCGAGGTCGTCAGTGCCGGAGAACGTCGCCATCGCTCCATCATGACCCCGGTCGGGGACGGGCGCGAGGGCGTTCGGGCGCAGCGAGTGCGCTACTTGGTGGCCTCCATCATCTGGCGCAGCTCCTTCTTCAGCTCCGAGATCTCGTCGCGCAGCCGGGCGGCCAGCTCGAACTGCAGCTCGGCGGCCGCGGTGCGCATTTGGTCGGTGAGCTCCTGGATCAGCTGGGCGAGGTCGGAGCTGGGCATGCCGGCCAGGTCGGCGGCGTGCTTGCCGGCGGCCTCCGTCGACAGTCCGGGCACCGGCTGGCGCACCTTGGCGCCGCCGGCGCGGCCCTTGGCCTCGGTGCCGGCCCAGGTCTCCAGCAGCGCCTGGGTGTTCTCGTCCTCGCGGGCGAGCATCTCGGTGATGTCCGCGATCTTCTTGCGCAGCGGCTGCGGGTCGACGCCGTGGGCGACGTTGTAGGCGACCTGCTTGGCGCGGCGCCGGTTGGTCTCGTCGATCGCGGACTCCATCGACGGGGTGATCTTGTCGGC from Nocardioides pantholopis harbors:
- a CDS encoding VOC family protein, with translation MSEIREVQITFDCADPRALSTFWNAVLGYDFPPAPPGFASWDEFAATLPPEQRNSASASVDPSGAGPRLFFQRVPEGKVVKNRVHLDVRAAPGLQGEERMAALEAEGERLVALGARRLLRHEPSPPMGAGHLLMADPEGNEFCLD
- a CDS encoding DUF1707 SHOCT-like domain-containing protein — its product is MTRDDPRADDPWAGFTLDPRLPQHAVLRATDRDRSAVLALLSSAYAEGRLDREELDERTSAAQTLKTYGQIAPLVHDLIPQVGPAAGPADLTRWGPREVAAEARRRYDTERRSAVLTFLGPTLICWTIWTAISLGPDGFEMSFPWPLIVMAATLFHLVQVLVQRRERIQHHLRAIEKQQAKALRRPRRGQFPI
- a CDS encoding DinB family protein; this translates as MATFSGTDDLEGASFVRASLKGATVRFCDVSGVTMRGVDVDGLDIDSHDLSFGSLYVNGVDVVPLVEAELDRRFPGRALQRAQTPEGLREGWNALQAAWQATVAGTPPELVDAHVEDEWSLAQTLRHLVLATDAWLRGGILGMAQPFHEIGQVFTGAAEMGFDMSVFRDEPPSYDEVLAVRAERQGQVTDFLTTATPELLGEERTDPWGNPAWHPTVGDCLRVILEEEWAHLRYIRRDLALWG